In Phyllopteryx taeniolatus isolate TA_2022b chromosome 13, UOR_Ptae_1.2, whole genome shotgun sequence, the following are encoded in one genomic region:
- the msh4 gene encoding mutS protein homolog 4 isoform X5 produces the protein MASVNLKFPELVLSQFADTGTYAKVITKVHILLPMEILMPDTACDKGKGTKLFTLIAENLQGVAFTAIQRKYFNEKKGLEYIQQLCAPEFSTVLMEVQAKYYCLAAAAALLKYLEFIQNSVYAAKSLKVSFKGSEQTAMIDSSSASNMELVVNNRDHRSDHTLLGVLNHTKTPGGARRLRSNILEPLVDVHTINIRLDTIHEMLQNQELFFGLKNAIGHFLDIDQLLSVLVQVPKQETVQVAEAKIMHIIQLKHTLDLVPQLRVVLKNCNTALLKAYSTSLEDNRFDVLLKQILTVINDDTTYLKGSLNMRTQKCYAVRPNINEFLDIARRAYTEIVDDIAGLVNQMAENYGFPMRTSFSTARGFFIQMKLEGMFLPEGKLPSEFIKVTKHKDNYAFTTADLMKMNDRCDEALREIVHMSYVVVCQLLRTIHEHVHCLYKLSDAVSMLDMLLSLANACTLSNYVRPEFTDTLAIKQGRHPILERMPGQQFVSNNCYVSEGSNFVSITGPNMSGKSTYLKQVALCQIMAQIGSFIPAEYASFRIADQIFTRIGIDDDFETNSSTFMVEMKEVLYILAILCKRNHSLIIQTSLSLLKVSYIIHNVSEQSLIIIDELGRGTSAEEGIGICHSVCEFLLSLKAFTLFATHYLELCQLESLYPSVDNRHMQVQHTRARDTGTENIAYTHLLSQGFSEERHYGLRAAEMTSLPSSIIQEAKTIASKVSRHLLAKRKSDPETERQRALYRLATRLQQTARNSRLDPESLRMYLKGLRTQYEADLEATGLPASTDT, from the exons ATGGCCAGTGTTAACTTGAAATTTCCAGAGCTCGTACTCTCTCAGTTTGCAGACACTGGAACATATGCTAAG GTTATAACCAAGGTCCATATCTTGTTGCCGATGGAAATACTGATGCCAGACACTGCTTGTGATAAGGGAAAAGGGACAAAGCTCTTTACCCTCATCGCAGAGAACCTCCAG GGTGTTGCTTTCACTGCAATTCAAAGGAAATATTTTAATGAGAAGAAAGGACTAGAGTACATCCAGCAGCTCTGTGCTCCAGAATTTAGCACTGTCCTGATGGAAGTACAGGCTAA ATATTATTGCCTAGCAGCTGCAGCGGCTTTGCTGAAATACTTGGAGTTCATTCAGAACTCTGTGTATGCTGCCAAGTCGCTTAAAGTGAGCTTTAAAGGAAGCGAACAGACAGCTATGATCGACTCATCATCTGCCAGTAACATGGAGTTGGTGGTCAACAACAGAGACCACAG GAGCGACCATACCCTTTTAGGCGTCCTTAACCACACGAAAACTCCTGGTGGCGCCAGAAGGTTACGCTCCAATATTCTGGAGCCTCTGGTGGATGTGCACACTATCAATATACGCTTGGACACGATACACGAGATGCTGCAGAATCAGGAGCTCTTCTTTGGATTGAAGAAtg CGATAGGTCATTTCCTTGACATTGACCAGCTGCTTTCTGTTCTGGTCCAGGTTCCAAAACAAGAGACA GTTCAGGTTGCTGAAGCAAAGATTATGCACATCATTCAGCTGAAACACACTTTGGATCTGGTGCCACAGTTGAGG GTGGTGTTGAAGAACTGCAACACAGCTCTTCTTAAAGCATACAGCACTTCACTAGAGGATAACAG ATTTGATGTGCTCTTGAAGCAGATCCTTACCGTGATTAATGATGACACCACCTACCTGAAGGGGAGCCTGAACATGCGCACACAGAAGTGCTATGCCGTGCGACCCAACATTAATGAGTTCCTGGATATTGCCCGACGAGCTTATACTGAGATAGTGGATGACATTGCAG GACTAGTAAACCAGATGGCAGAGAACTATGGATTTCCCATGCGCACAAGCTTCAGCACTGCTCGAGGTTTCTTTATCCAGATGAAGCTGGAAGGAATGTTCTTGCCTGAGGGGAAACTTCCTTCAGAGTTCATCAAG GTCACAAAACACAAGGACAACTATGCCTTCACCACCGCAGATCTGATGAAGATGAATGACCGCTGTGATGAAGCCCTGAGGGAGATCGTTCATATGTCCTATGT GGTGGTATGTCAACTTCTCAGGACTATCCATGAACACGTCCATTGCCTCTACAAACTGTCGGATGCTGTATCGATGCTGGATATGCTGCTGTCGCTGGCAAACGCATGCACCCTCTCGAACTATG TGCGACCAGAGTTCACAGACACACTAGCCATCAAACAGGGTCGTCACCCCATCCTGGAGCGAATGCCCGGACAGCAATTTGTATCCAACAACTGTTACGTCTCCGAGGGCAGCAATTTTGTCAGCATCACAGGACCCAACATGAGCGGCAAATCCACGTATCTTAAACAGGTGGCACTGTGTCAGATCATGGCTCAAATAG gttCTTTCATCCCTGCTGAGTATGCTTCTTTCCGTATAGCAGATCAGATTTTCACCAGAATTGGCATTGATGATGACTTTGAAACTAACTCTTCCACATTTATGGTGGAAATGAAGGAGGTGCTATACATTCTAGCAATTTTGTGTAAAAGAAACCACAGCTTGATCATTCAGACAAGTTTATCTCTCCTTAAGGTGTCATACATCATTCACAATGTCAGCGAGCAGTCCCTCATCATCATAGATGAGCTGGGACGTGGTACCAGTGCTGAGGAAGGCATTGGGATATGTCACTCAGTTTGTGAGTTTCTCCTCAGCCTCAAG GCCTTCACCCTGTTTGCCACACACTACCTTGAGCTGTGCCAACTAGAATCTCTGTATCCCAGTGTGGACAACCGGCACATGCAGGTTCAGCACACACGCGCTCGTGACACTGGCACTGAGAACATAGCGTACACTCATTTACTGAGTCAAGGATTTTCTGAAGAAAGACACTATG GCCTCAGAGCAGCTGAAATGACCTCCCTTCCTTCAAGCATAATCCAGGAAGCAAAGACAATTGCCTCCAAAGTCAGCAGGCATCTTTTG GCCAAGCGTAAAAGTGATCCAGAAACAGAGAGGCAGCGTGCGTTATACCGCCTGGCCACCCGCCTCCAGCAGACTGCCAGAAACTCCAGACTTGACCCGGAGAGCCTACGCATGTATCTGAAGGGCCTAAGAACGCAGTACGAGGCAGATCTGGAGGCTACGGGGCTGCCAGCGTCCACGGATACCTGA